Genomic window (Equus przewalskii isolate Varuska chromosome 12, EquPr2, whole genome shotgun sequence):
gttatgaataacaaaaaatacccatttcacctttattttaccTTTGGAGCTATTTCTAGAGCAGCAAACAGaaaccaaatattataacaaaagttGCCCCTATTGCTCCAATCACTTAGAAAATTACCAGGCAATATGTATGGGACCTGTGAGCCAGGAACCATGGACAAAGACCaaaatctgtgtttcttcttataaatcacaTCACAAGGATAAATGAAGAGGTGTTCTCTACtaagtgtattagtcaggataggcTAGATTAACTCCCACACATCCCATGGCTTTAacacaatacaaatttatttcctGTTCGCGGTCACAACACAACACTGGGGTCGGGGAGGACCTGCTCCACCTAGTcattcaggggcccaggttccCTCCATCTGCTGGCTCGTCCATCTAGAGCCTCAGCAATCTCCACTGCATCCTCTGCTCCCAgctggcagagaagagaagagagagcctgGAGAACCACAGGAGGGTTTCTAGAAGCAGTCCCAGACTCAACAGACCACTTCCGCACACATGCCAGGACTCAGCACCTGGCCTCTCCTAATCTCAAGTCTAGGCTTGTatccaggagaaagagaagcatgGACACTGATGAGAACTAGCAATCTCTGCCACAGTGGGCAAGTCCCTGGCAGTCCtactgatgaggatcaaggctgccccggGAAGAGAACCCCAAGATGTCTGCCCTCCATACTCATCTATATCATCttctgggaagcataggacatcctgacttgatctgatctgatttttatccaaagttatagggccacccaataaccagactccAGCTGctctgataccattttaacgactttttttttttttaacatgatcttccctttgtcttgtaaagaaataactcacatacctatgccttataagtttagccctaaccctcaacccatcgcagctcttcactgcccgggggtcctgtctccatgctgCAGCTCCTTgctacccatgggtcctgtccccatgttgcagctctttactgcccatgggtcctgtccccatgctgctccgtgctattctctgaataaaagagcactactgccagaccttgagagtccaagaaatctttctttcgactgcTCAGCTCACTGAGCCTGCATCACTACCACTCCCAGTGAATGAACATGGGGTTGGGGAAACTTGGGATGCAGCACATCAGGAAGTTCATGTTTGCCCTGAGCTCCAGATCACAAAAGGCTTAAAGACATTCAGGGCAGAGGCCACGTTGTTAGGATGAAAGAAGCACTCAAGGACCAGAGACTACTACAGTCATCAACATTACCTCCAACATCATCAACACCTCTTTCATTTTGGGTTTGTTGTTATGGTTGCTATTTTTCCTGCCTCTGGGCTCCCAAAGCCTCTGAAACACACCTGGGCTGTCAAACCTGCTGGCTCTATGGGGATGGtttgtgtgcatgcctgtgtctCAGACTAAACATCATTTTATAAACTGTTAACGCCAAGGCAGAGGACTTAGCATTCATTTAAGATCTGATTGATTAGCTGGATCCaagcctggccccgtggcctggtggttaagttagGTGCGCTTTGCTTCAATGGCCagagtttggttcccaggcacggaaccataccactcattgacagccatgctgtggtggtgacccacatacaaaatagagaaagattggcacagatgttagctcagggcaaatcttcctcaggggaaaaaaaatctgattagtTGGATCTGAAAGACTTGAGAGAAAGTGAGAAGGGGGACCACTTATtggacagagggaaaagagatgATGCTGTCAGCAAACACCAGGGTGTGGGCTGTTGAATCTTGCAACATCACAATGGCCTCTGGAAGCTTTGTCATTGATGTGGAACAGCCCCCctgccctctgcttccatcaGCTGATTCCCCAGAATCACCACATGGGGAGACAATGATTCTGGGTTGCAAGGATTCCAGGCAGTCTTGGAGAGACCAGGGGAGCAAACAGGTCTGAGGGGTCTGGCAACTGCAGatgctcctgccccacccccactgcacGGCTGCAAAGGCTTCTCGGTAGCTGCTGCCTTTTCTTGCCCATGTGCAGAGTTCAAATCGTCTGGTTGTGATGAAGATGAGCTGAAGTCCTCAAGGTACTCAGGTGACTGTAGCCTCCAACCCCAGGGTTTGGCGTTTCAGTTCTGAAGCCTTAATGATCTCACTCAGCAGCTGTCAGTCGCTGGGAGGATCATGCTCCAGTGTGTAAACACAGAGGACGGAGAGACCCCAGAAAGTGATGGAATGATTTCTATTGGCAGCACAGTTGCATGGTGGATGGGGTAAGTGGTGGCCATAGTGAGCTCATTCACTGCTGAGCAGTAAGTATACGCGTTCATCATGTTAACCAACAAATACGCAGTGGTGCTGTGTGCTCACTTGTGTGGGTGCACTAGGGATAGAGAGAGGAGCAAGACACACTCCTAAGACTataaagtccctgctctcaagggaCTTACCTCCGGATGCAAGGTCAGAGGCGGTGTGTGGTAGCACCACAAACAAGCTTCAACTCTATACTCCATCCCAGGGTTGAATTCTTGCTTGCCACTTAACCTCAacaagcctcagtttttccatctgcaaTATGGGAGTAATAATTGCTTCCTCACTAGAGCAGCCATGAAGTGAGTGAGAAAATATATGTCACGAGAGGTTATTATTAGGATTTTCCATATATCATGTGATGATCTTACTGATTTTATAAAAGAAGTACACGTTCATTGTGGAAAACATGGACAACACAGACACAGAACTTTATGCACCTTTTCCCAAGATGTTAGTCTCTGAAACACTTTACTGGGGTAgctgtaattataaaaatatgtccaCATGCAAGACATTATCCAGGGCTTCAAGAATTAGAGAAAGATCAGCAAATGAAGGAGCTGGTGTCCTTGATGCTCCTGAGGGGTTGGGTGCAGGGGTGAGAAGACCCTGCTGCCCCTGGGAAAGTAGTCAGcctgaggcagggagaaggaagggaagagtccCTGGGACGGAAGAGCCCCCTGTTAGGATGGGAAGGCCATCTTAATCTGTGTATTGTGTGGTTTAAAAACCTACAAGTCAAGTCTGTTTCTGACCCTCatcttacagcagcctcaggtTCTGGGAGTTTAAAGGATGTGCCCGAAACCACAGGCTGGTAAAGGCCTGCTGCCCTTGCATCAGGTGTTGGAAATGGGCGCTTCAGAAGGGAGGTATCCAGAACAAGCACCCAAGTGGGCACCCAGGGATCATGAGGCCCGGCGTAACTGGGGAAGGTTCCAGGGAGGCGGAAGTTCTTTTCTTTGACTGATTGGCCCTCTATCAGGCTGTGAGGATACTGAAATTAGTCAGACATGCCACCTGCCCTCCAGAGAACTGTAGCACAGATAAATGACAGTACAACGTGGGGTAGCGATGGAGGAATGCTAAGGCTCGTGAAAGCGCTGAGGAGCCGTTAAGTAAGTCTGCGGTAATGGGGGAAAGGCAGTTTCCAAAGAGGGACTCCTGAAAGAGCCAAGGTGATGGCCCGTGTGACCAGGGACAAGCGTCGGGGGATTTCTCGGTGCTGAGCAGGGAGTGGAACAGCCCGCTAGAGGCTCCTTGGATGGCTCACCTGCAGTTTCTCCTCTCCTGGGCACAAGCAAGAAAACACTCACCCGTAGGAATAGGAACACAGCCTCAGACAGGGCAGTGGCGTGTGGATAATATTCAAAATCAAGGCTGAACAGCTCAGTGCAGTGGTTCCCAGACttgggcatcagaatcacctgagagctAATAAAGGCCACAGAGGCCTGGGCCTGTTGAGGCAGGACAGGACCTGTACCCTTGTAGCAATACCCAGGTCCCAGGTGATTGTGGCACCTGCCACAGCTTAAGGACCGTTAAGAACATAGACCCAGACTCtatgggtttgaatctcagctcagCCACACGCCTCTTAAGAAGTGACCTGGGCAATGCTGTTGGTTCCTGATCTGTGATATGGAAATTATAACATAACTATCTCATGGAAATGCTGGATGAAACGAGTTATTATCAGGACAGCACTGGGAACAGTGTCTGCATGATCATGAGTGCTCCGTGTTAGCCACTATTATCAACTCTGTTTGAGCTGTGGGAGAAAGGTgccattaaagaagaaaagaaagtaaagcagAAGATTAGAGTATAAAATAGGGTCTTCCATAAGAAGTTTGagatttttacaaaaacaaacaaaaaacctcccaCTCGATTAGCTGGCATACACTACCAGCCAGTAAGCAGTCTGAGACATTTAAGCATGAAAAGGCTGAGCTCACTTGCTGCAGAGAGGACATCTAcgaggaaggcaggaggaaaagcTCTATCAGCGTGTCAGAGAGAAAGCTGGCGAGCTCAGCTCCCATGGCTTCCTTCCTAACGTGTCAGATGGATCCCGGGATGCGATGCAGGAATGACCACAGTGTGAACGGTTTCTGCATGGTACCCTGGCTGCAGCTGGTCTCTGGCATACTCGGAAGAACTTGAAGGCGAGAATGGAGAGCCAAGAATCAGGACCCAGATACTGGTTAAGGAAATATACAAGGCTGCTCCCACATATCCAGAACTTTCAGAAGAGCTCTGAGACAACCTGGCCAAACCCCCAGGAACTCACAATAAAATACTGTGTTTAATTTTGGATGTGTTAAGAAGAGCTCAGTATACTGCACTTGAAACTGCAGGGAAAAGATGAAGTGTGGTTAACAGAGAGGTTGACAGGGCTCCACGTGGGAAGAGGACTTCTGGAGAGAGCTGTCCTGGCCCTTCTCCTGCCATGCCTCTTTCCATGAGGCACAGAGTTTGCAGGACCAAGGAAATGTGACACCCAGAGCTTGTGTCCCCACCTCACCCACCAGACCACAGTCCAGGTACCCACGACCCTGGAATCCCTGTCCAGATTCAAACCTGCTTCCAGAGCCTCTATGAGCCTCTCCCTAGGTCCATTCTCACAGAGGTGATGCCACCATGGTGCACACCCTAAGGCCCGAGTGGTGGGCAGCCAAAGGGTGGTGGTTTGCAAGGATGTGATGGCACTTGGAGGTGTGGGCTGGAGTGTCCCTCGCAATGTGGGAAAgaatgaggagggaagagaagtggaGCCATGGGATGGCCTGCTTTGACACCGTATTGTGGCACAGACCTGAGTCTGAGAATTCTAAATTCGAACTTGGCCTTCCTGGATGTTCTGTCAAGATAGGAGGGTAGAACACATTTGAGCTcagcttgatttataacttttaaatatcaaGACATGGCATGTGGGCCTCCATCTGTAGTCTTGCCTCTGGCTTTACAAATGTCAGAGatgggcctagtggttaaaggcATGTGCTTTAGCACCAGATAGGCATAAACCTAAATATCTGGGCATGCCGGTTATTGGTTATGTGCCTTGGGCCATTTACTTGGACTCTCTAATAATACTGATGTTAACGTTCTTTCGGTTGCAGGAATATCCCAATGCAAATGGACTTAATCAGAAACAGGAATTCATTGGCTCTTATAACTGACAAGTCCAATGGTGGAAACCTCAGGAGTGTCTGGATCCAGCAGTGTAAACAGCATCCTTAGCAAGTAGTCTCTTTACATCTCTGGCCCTGCTTTCCCATGTTGGCTTCATTTTCAGGCAAGACCGCACATAGTAACAAGCTTACATCCTACTTACTAAGCAATCCCAGcagaaaattaaagagattttcaCTTTCCTAAAGTCCTAGGAAAGTCCAGGGATCTGCTGATTGAATGTCCAGGAGGGTCTGGGTCTATCCTCTTTACATCACATGGATTAAGAGTTGGGGAAGTGTAGTtcaccaaataaaaacaaagatgtgGTTACTGGGAGAATGGCTGAGGCAGAGACACCAGTGAATTGGTAGGGATTAAATAAACACTCAGCACTCAATGTTGGCTGCTATTAATGTGATCAAGAAAATCCAAATGGACTCAAACTGGAGGATGGATACTGAATAGAAAGCAAGTGGAAACTGCACTTATTTTCCAAGTGCCCTGAATTCTGAATCAGAGCTGGAAGCttgaagaaatgaagatttgGAAATGCAGTCACAATCTCAGAAGACATTCAGAGGTTTGTATGAATCATGCTTTCAGCAGCTGTGGCTGGCTCTGCACTGCCAACTAGTGCCCATCAGTGGGACTCAGTCTTAAGAGCTGTGTGCTGAAACCAAGCCATGCTCACTGGAAGGCCtatatttctggaattttgtGGAGGAGTATATGAATCTCCAAATTGTTAAGTTTCTAGACATGTGGCTAATTGGGGGCAATGTTGGGTCTATCTAATGCTATATGAAATAACCTACCATCACTGATAACTCATCACAGTACTATGTGCTTCCTTCCTACTTACCTCCTATAATTTCCCATTATAGAACAATCTTTTACATACGATATTCTTATTACCTTGATGGAAACTGACTATCAATAGGTCTCTAAATGTACTTTCAtggcttatattttctttctttttttagtaaggaagattggccctcagctaacatctgttgccaatgttcctctttttgcttgaggaagattgtccctgagctaacatctgtgccaatcttcctctattttttgtatgtgggacgctgccaaagcatggcttgatgagcagtatgtaggtccatgtctgggatatGAACCTGccaatcccgggccactgaagtggagcctgccaaacaaccactatgccaccaggccagcccctattttttcttttctttcctttttttttttcttttgaggaagattagccctgagctaacatccactgccaatcctcctctttttgctgaggaagactggccctgagctaacatccatgcccaccttcctctactttatatgtgggactcctaccacagcatggcttgacaagtgctgtATACGTCCatacctgggattcgaaccagttaaccgtgggctgccgaagcagaacatgcaaacttaaccactgtgccaccaggcgggaccctattttttctatttttgatgaCTGGTAAAAATAGGCTATATACcgccatttttaatatttctcaacttttattttgaaaaatttcaaatccaCAGACGTTGAAAcagtaatattaaaatattaatgctgCCTTCACTCACAAGGATTTCTGATCAAAATCTACGGCAGCCTCAGCTCTATGTTAATACCCAGGTGCCTTCTCCTTGCTTACAAGAGCAGCAGCCTCGTCTTTAGTGAGAGGAGCTCTGTCCTCAGGAAGTCTCCATAATGACTTCTCTGTAGTGCTTTCACTGAGCTCATTAGAAACTCACAGCCCCGCAAGGTACACAGGGCAggatttattcccattttacagttgaggaagcaaactcagagaggtcaagtgatcTGCTCAAGGTCTCAAGCGAGTAATGACCCAGCTGAAACTGAAACTGAAGACTTCTGACTCCAGTAACTCAACCTTCTCTGGGCACTTGCTCTCCTGGATCTACAGCGAGAGTAAAGCCAGAGCCAAGCAGATAGGCAAAGAAGTGTTTGAGTCTCATAATCTGACAACCAGAAAGCAAATATTCACCAGGAGCCATACACATAGCATTACCAATCAGAAGCCTCTTACCAGGAACATAAAACCACAGTGCAAACCGGGAGTGGGAGGATACACAGAGGGCACTGAAACGTCTGTCGGCTGCCCCTGGTTTGAGTTcaacacttactgagtgcttactctgtcCCAGGTACTGTGCTTGGGATACGGAGCAAGTCAGACAGACAAGCATTCTATTCTTATGGAGCTCACATTCCAGTGGGTTAATGAACAATCCAGAAGCCGCCAAGGAGAGACTGGTGGGCTGCATCTGGCCCACATTAGTGTTGTTTGGTCAACACGgtgcttaattttttccttttataattgcCAACTCCTAGCTTCTCTCAACTGGCAACTTGTGCAGGATTCCTTAATAGTAAGTAGCGGCCACTCCTGCCCCTTACCCAGGACACACGCCCCCCCAGAGATCACTTCAGTCCCATTTCCTACTGTCTTATATCGGACAACTGTGGCCCAATTCATGCATTTACATTACCCACTTGATATCCACAGCATTTAAGCTGAAACCCCTGAAGCAAACAAATATCCAAACAAGATCATTTCAGCTAGCATTAAGtagtacaaaataaataaagcaagctAACGTGATGGATGTGATATGATTGGTGGAAAGGGCTACTTCAGACTGGGTagtcagggagggcctctctgaAGTCTAACTGAAACTGAGAACTGAATTATGACATGCACGACAAGTCTGCCAACCTAAAAGCAAAatgcttccaggcagagggaacagcatgggcacAAGTCCCCCTTGAGGCTGGAAATAACTTGGCTTGGTTGAGGAACAGCAAGGTTGGGGTGGCTGGGAGAGCAGTAACAAGATTACAGAGTAAGGAAGAAGCCAGATTACACAGCCCTTGAAGGCCATGGTgagaattttggattttattctaagtgtgatgAGAAGCCTTTGAAGGGTGTGGGACCACTataatctgatttatattttcaaatggtcACTCTGCTATGTAGAAAAGTGATTTAATGAGGCACgagaggaagcagagagcccAAGAAGCTATGTTATAGCAACCCAGTAGGTGCTAGTGGCTAGGACCAGGCTGGtaacagagagatggagagaagtagcAGATTCAGGATATAATCTGGACTATAACCAGAAGAATTTTCTGATGGGGTGGACAGTAGTAGTGGCAGTGGGGCGGAGGGAGTAATGAAAAGGGAGTAATTAAGGAGAACTCCAAGGTTGTGGCTTGTTCAAACCACAATTTATGAGTTGGAGGCAACTAGGAGAAGTCCCAGTTTTAGGGAGAGGGAATAAGAATTTGATTTTGGATGACTAAATTTTGCCTAGACTCAATCAAGTCTTCCTAGATCCCTCATTTCCTTCACCTCCCACATCCAAGCAGTCCTCATATCCAGAAGTTCAGACTTCTAAATACCTAATCTCTTATCAAACCTGTCCCTTCAACTTCAAACCCATTGCCTCTGTCCTGATTTAGACCCCTCCCTTGCCCTGACTTTGGCGACAGCCTTCTACAGCTATGAGTAAGTGAAGAGAAATCACTTAACAGACACGTGtccctctctcccaccagccACCTCTGATGGTAGAGATCACGTCTTCTTCATATCACTCTCCGGTGCCTAGTGCAGTCATGGGCACAGAACAGGCACTCAAATGTTTGAGGAGCTGAAGACAGGATATAACTCTTGGAAGAGAGCAGCCCCATCTTCAGGTTCTATGATTGCTCCACACAACTTAAAGCAGAACCAGATACGAAATGCATGATCAAGTTCCAGAAACTTCACCTTCTCAAGGCATGTGTTTCTAATTTAGTTTCAAACTACACTGTGTGAGACCCATTTTCACCCAGTAGTTAATAAATGATAGTGGACAACAGATAACATGTATTACTACTCTTTTCCACTTGTCTTCCAGATCTAGGGACTGTATACTCTCTTACCCTGATAACATCTTTGTAAGGAGGTCAAGAGAGGATtattctccattttacaaataagaaaactgaggcactgaaTGAAATCCCTTAATTACTTTGTGATGGAGTTAGGAGCTTTGCCTGGCTTAAGTCTAGCCTTTCCCTGACACTATCCCGCAGTCCTGTAATTGGAAGATAGCCCAGTTCCCATCCCTGCAGAAGCGCTGGTCAGTACTCAAGTGTTCCTTATGGTTTGCCTCCACTACTACAAACTTCTTTGGGTACCAGGGTGTGTGTTGCCACAAGGTCAGAgaccacattctctctctcttctacgTACCACTCTCCTCAGCGCCTGGTGAAGACAGATTCCACCTCTTGGGCCCGGGACAAAAAGAAGCACCTTGGTCATTAGCCTGGGAGGTCTAGCAAGGCCAGGAGTCACAACCAGCAAGAAGAGAGATCTAAGTAGGCAAGAACAGTTTCAAcgggaaaaaggagagaggggccACCATTAAGAAAATCAGGATACTCTTTTCAAAAGGTTTCCAGTTGGGGAGCACCTGGGAAGAAAAGTGGCAGCAGGCAAGATCCTTCCTGCCACACCCTCCCAGAGTCATTTCTTCAAGACACCCAGGCTCTTCAGGGCCTCTTGGGCCTGGCTCAGCTGCTGCTGCAGCCTCTGGCGGGTGCTCTCGTTGGACGCCCGCTTCAGGAGGCCCTGCATTTCCTCCACCACCGCCCGGTGGCCGGGGGTGTTGTGGAAGAGCCGCACTGCCCGGTCCCCACAGGAGGCCAGGAGCCGGCCAGTGACGTCAAAGGACAGGCCAGCGACGCACTCCCCATGGACCTGCTCAAAgtgctcctcctcctcaccccgcCGGGTGTTGTAGAGATGAATACTGCTGCCACTGGCCAAGGCCAAGACCTGGGCGTCAGGGGACAGTGCCAGGCGGCATGGCATGGTGCTTGCCTCTTCAAAGCGGCCTGTCCTCAGCAAGTAGGGGTCCTGCTGCTTCTTGTATTCCACGTCTGTGTCCCACAGTTTCCATGTGCCATCCTTGGAGACAGAGGCCATCCTGCAGCGTGGAAAATCATGGCTCTAGGCCCAATACACCCTGGAAGGGAGGGTGCTGGGACAGCACTAGGGGCTCCAGCTAGGAAGCCAGCTCCACTGCTGTGTCTACTTCCTGCTGAGGGCTGGCCACCCCACCCACTTCAGAGCTGCCAAAGAGACAGGCAGAAGGACCCAGGGTGCCAAGAGGGGCTGAGGGCCAGGAATCAGGTAAGAAGTCAGAGAGGATTCACTCACCTCCGGGAATCATTGGAGAAAGCGAAGAAGAGGACAGCTGCTGAGTGGCCTTTCAGTTCAAAAGCTCGCACAACCTCTTGGAAGTCCCCTTTTTTGCCAAAGCAGACTTCCCAAACTTTTACATCCGGAGTGAAGCCACATGAGGCCACAAACCTGCCATACAACCCAGGTTCCTTTGAAACTTAATTTTAAAGGCAGCTTGTTCCTGCAAACCCACTAAACCTCTTTCCTGAGAAAGTTAATAATCTTATATCTAAATGACACTGTATCTTTTAAAAGTGCTTTTATACACAACCTCAGTTCATCCTCACAGCCATGCTATAAGATACGCAGTACCCCCAAGCCCCCAGCCCaaccttttaaaaacaacagatgaagaaatagagactaaggacttgaacccaggtgtCCCGATTGCACATTatatgct
Coding sequences:
- the TBL2 gene encoding transducin beta-like protein 2 isoform X3, translating into MDFSSNGKYLATCADDRTVRIWSTKDFLQREHRSMRANVELDHATLVRFSPDCRAFIVWLANGDTLRVFKMTKREDGGYTFTATPEDFPKKHKAPIINIAIADTGKFIMTASSDTTILIWNLKGQVLSTINTNQMNNIHAAISPCSRFVASCGFTPDVKVWEVCFGKKGDFQEVVRAFELKGHSAAVLFFAFSNDSRRMASVSKDGTWKLWDTDVEYKKQQDPYLLRTGRFEEASTMPCRLALSPDAQVLALASGSSIHLYNTRRGEEEEHFEQVHGECVAGLSFDVTGRLLASCGDRAVRLFHNTPGHRAVVEEMQGLLKRASNESTRQRLQQQLSQAQEALKSLGVLKK